Proteins found in one Fulvitalea axinellae genomic segment:
- a CDS encoding tetratricopeptide repeat protein encodes MEMKRIWLLALGALATLWACGSSNETLVAEGRLALDNGDPRGAIGRFEEVLNSDTTDLDALNGLAVGFFMIKRYEDVVKTCDKALAVDTTDYKPYYNRANAKREMSQWGEALLDYTKAVELRPTEADILVNRGFIYYMLGDFEKAHADLSFAIKLSPNNATALYNFARVSLKLNQVDEAKVQLTKLVELQPKHAAAHYWLGMISVSEEDLAKAKAYFEEAKFLGDKDAEAALKKYTTVNS; translated from the coding sequence ATGGAAATGAAGAGGATTTGGCTTTTGGCTTTGGGAGCGCTTGCGACGCTGTGGGCCTGTGGGTCTTCAAACGAGACCTTGGTTGCCGAAGGTCGTTTGGCGCTGGACAACGGCGATCCGCGTGGCGCCATCGGTAGGTTTGAGGAAGTGTTGAATAGCGATACGACAGACTTGGACGCCTTGAACGGTTTGGCGGTAGGCTTTTTTATGATCAAGCGCTACGAGGATGTGGTGAAAACCTGCGACAAAGCGCTGGCCGTTGACACTACCGATTATAAGCCTTATTATAACCGTGCGAATGCCAAGCGCGAAATGTCGCAGTGGGGCGAGGCTCTGCTGGATTACACCAAAGCGGTGGAGCTCCGCCCAACAGAGGCTGATATTCTCGTAAACCGAGGTTTTATTTACTACATGCTCGGCGACTTCGAAAAGGCTCACGCCGATCTATCGTTTGCGATAAAGCTGAGCCCGAACAACGCAACGGCTTTGTATAACTTCGCAAGGGTTAGCCTGAAGCTTAACCAAGTGGATGAAGCGAAAGTCCAACTGACAAAGCTTGTGGAACTTCAGCCTAAGCACGCGGCGGCTCACTATTGGCTCGGCATGATCAGCGTCTCGGAAGAGGATTTGGCAAAAGCCAAGGCTTATTTTGAAGAAGCCAAATTCTTGGGCGATAAAGACGCCGAAGCGGCTTTGAAGAAATACACGACAGTGAATAGCTAA
- a CDS encoding L-threonylcarbamoyladenylate synthase produces MAIIGTDILKAKEILTAGGLVAIPTETVYGLAANAFDASAASKIFEAKNRPSFDPLIAHTDTLEKIRTFTNGIPERAQLLAERFWPGPLTLLLERNERIPDLVNSGLEHVAVRIPNHPLTLELLGELDFPLAAPSANPFGYVSPTCAKHVNDQLGEKIPYILDGGHSNVGIESTIIGFENGEPMVYRLGGLSVEAVEEVIGAVKVRPHSSSNPKAPGMLKSHYSPDKKVTLDSLDSVLAKGVAPERVGVLTFGTLTDCPIPERNRFVLSENGDMAEAATRLFSGLRYMDSLDLDVVVAELLPEEGLGRAINDRLRRSAA; encoded by the coding sequence ATGGCGATCATCGGTACAGATATCCTTAAGGCTAAGGAAATATTGACGGCGGGAGGCTTGGTGGCTATCCCTACAGAAACGGTTTACGGCTTGGCGGCCAACGCTTTTGACGCTTCGGCGGCATCGAAGATTTTTGAGGCGAAGAATCGCCCTTCTTTTGATCCGCTTATAGCCCACACTGACACTTTGGAGAAAATACGGACGTTTACGAACGGAATCCCCGAACGGGCGCAACTGCTGGCCGAACGTTTCTGGCCCGGTCCGCTGACGCTTCTGCTGGAACGCAACGAGCGTATTCCCGATCTGGTGAACTCCGGATTAGAACATGTGGCCGTGCGTATTCCAAACCACCCCCTGACGTTGGAGCTTCTCGGCGAACTTGATTTTCCGTTGGCCGCGCCCAGCGCCAATCCTTTCGGTTACGTAAGCCCGACCTGCGCAAAACACGTAAATGACCAGCTTGGTGAAAAAATACCTTACATTCTTGACGGAGGTCATAGTAATGTGGGCATCGAATCCACTATTATTGGGTTCGAAAACGGTGAGCCGATGGTTTACCGGCTCGGGGGGCTTTCGGTAGAAGCCGTTGAGGAAGTGATTGGTGCCGTAAAGGTCCGTCCTCATTCCTCTTCGAACCCCAAAGCGCCGGGAATGCTCAAAAGCCACTACTCGCCGGACAAGAAGGTGACCTTGGACAGCTTGGATAGCGTATTGGCCAAGGGAGTAGCCCCGGAGAGAGTGGGGGTTTTGACATTCGGGACCTTGACAGACTGCCCAATTCCGGAACGCAACCGCTTTGTACTCTCGGAAAACGGAGACATGGCCGAGGCGGCCACAAGGCTTTTCTCGGGCCTGCGCTATATGGACAGTCTGGACTTGGACGTGGTGGTAGCCGAACTTTTGCCCGAAGAGGGCCTAGGAAGAGCCATCAACGACCGTCTGAGACGTTCGGCGGCCTAA
- a CDS encoding phosphoglycerate kinase: protein MKTVENFNFAGKKAVVRVDFNVPLDENFNIRDYNRINAALPTIKKILADGGAVVLMSHLGRPKDGPEDRFSLKHIVKALEEKLGTSVAFANDCVGEEASEKAAALKGGEVLLLENLRFHKEEKKGDEDFAKKLASLGDVWVMDAFGTAHRAHASTAVIGKFVPEKVAGFVLAREVENAQKVLKNGERPLTAIMGGAKISDKILIIENLLDSVDNLIVGGGMTYTFIKAMGGSIGNSLCEDDRLDIAKALIEKAKAKGVNLMLPTDDAVADAFSNDADIKVTKAGETPEGYMGLDIGPETQEAYAKVISESKTILWNGPMGVFEMSNFAAGTIGVAKAVVAATENGGFSLIGGGDSAAAVNTLGFGDKVSYVSTGGGALLEFMEGKVLPGIAALEA, encoded by the coding sequence ATGAAGACCGTAGAGAACTTCAACTTCGCCGGTAAAAAGGCGGTGGTACGCGTTGATTTCAACGTGCCATTGGACGAGAACTTCAACATCCGTGACTATAACCGCATCAACGCGGCTTTGCCAACCATCAAGAAGATCTTGGCGGACGGCGGCGCCGTAGTATTGATGTCGCACCTCGGCCGTCCGAAGGACGGACCGGAAGACCGTTTCTCTCTCAAGCACATCGTTAAGGCTTTGGAAGAGAAGCTCGGTACTTCAGTGGCTTTCGCCAACGACTGCGTAGGCGAAGAGGCTTCTGAGAAAGCAGCCGCTCTTAAGGGCGGTGAAGTGTTGTTGCTCGAAAACCTCCGCTTCCACAAGGAAGAGAAAAAAGGTGACGAGGACTTCGCTAAGAAACTCGCCTCTTTGGGCGACGTTTGGGTGATGGACGCCTTCGGTACCGCTCACCGCGCGCACGCTTCTACGGCTGTTATCGGTAAGTTTGTTCCTGAGAAAGTTGCAGGATTCGTATTGGCCCGCGAGGTAGAGAACGCCCAGAAAGTGTTGAAAAACGGTGAGCGTCCGTTGACAGCTATCATGGGTGGCGCTAAGATCTCTGACAAGATCTTGATCATCGAGAACTTGCTCGACAGCGTTGACAACCTGATCGTCGGTGGCGGTATGACTTATACTTTCATCAAAGCTATGGGCGGAAGCATCGGAAACTCGCTTTGCGAAGACGACCGCTTGGATATCGCCAAGGCTCTGATCGAGAAGGCTAAGGCCAAAGGCGTTAACTTGATGTTGCCGACTGACGACGCGGTGGCTGACGCATTCAGCAACGACGCCGACATTAAGGTGACTAAAGCTGGCGAAACTCCGGAAGGTTACATGGGATTGGATATCGGACCTGAGACTCAAGAGGCTTACGCCAAGGTGATCTCTGAGTCTAAGACTATTCTTTGGAACGGACCAATGGGCGTATTTGAAATGTCGAACTTCGCAGCTGGTACTATCGGTGTTGCTAAGGCTGTGGTTGCGGCTACCGAAAACGGTGGTTTCTCATTGATCGGTGGTGGCGACTCTGCCGCGGCTGTAAATACCTTGGGCTTCGGCGACAAAGTGTCTTACGTTTCTACAGGCGGTGGCGCTTTGCTCGAATTCATGGAAGGAAAAGTGTTGCCGGGTATCGCTGCTCTGGAAGCTTAA
- the pnuC gene encoding nicotinamide riboside transporter PnuC — protein MEWTEFVAVVFSLAYVVLAAKGNWWCWPAGVGSSLFYAWICWNANLYSETGLQIFYLIMAFYGMWQWRQGGKEQNSELAPVRTWPLVAHVAVIVLGFLTVYLVAQGVLTFLSSAALPYLDAFTTVFSLIATVMVTRRILENWLYWIVIDVVSIYMYTERGLYVTVGLFVVYTVMAVYGFVEWRKEMQTTAKDESKSVLA, from the coding sequence ATGGAGTGGACGGAATTTGTAGCGGTTGTTTTTAGCTTGGCGTATGTCGTTTTGGCGGCTAAAGGTAACTGGTGGTGCTGGCCTGCGGGAGTCGGTAGTTCATTGTTTTACGCTTGGATTTGCTGGAACGCCAATCTCTACTCCGAAACGGGTTTGCAAATTTTTTACTTAATCATGGCCTTCTACGGTATGTGGCAGTGGCGTCAAGGAGGCAAAGAACAAAACTCCGAGTTGGCACCTGTCAGGACGTGGCCTTTGGTGGCGCATGTAGCGGTGATCGTTCTGGGTTTCTTGACCGTTTATCTCGTAGCGCAGGGCGTTTTGACATTTTTAAGTTCCGCCGCGCTTCCGTATCTGGATGCTTTTACGACCGTATTCAGCCTGATAGCGACTGTGATGGTGACACGTCGTATCCTGGAAAACTGGCTTTATTGGATAGTAATCGATGTCGTTTCCATTTATATGTACACCGAACGGGGGCTGTACGTAACCGTAGGTTTGTTTGTCGTTTATACGGTTATGGCGGTTTACGGCTTTGTCGAATGGAGGAAAGAAATGCAGACAACTGCCAAAGATGAATCCAAAAGCGTACTTGCGTAA
- a CDS encoding ATP-binding protein, with the protein MATEKVKRILISGPESTGKSTLCKALAQKYGTLWVPEYARAYCEALDRPYEESDLLPIAKGQWESENELAQQAKDYIFCDTGLEVIKVWGDYKYGRVDSWVLDRINPEHYDLVLLTDIDIEWEYDPLREYPDMKDRIFFRDYYLRELKALYGGCHLISGSLENRIQTVSLLLEALG; encoded by the coding sequence ATGGCGACTGAGAAAGTGAAACGTATTTTGATTTCGGGTCCGGAGTCGACGGGCAAGTCAACATTATGCAAGGCTTTGGCCCAAAAATACGGTACGCTTTGGGTGCCGGAATATGCCAGAGCCTACTGTGAAGCGTTGGATAGACCATATGAGGAATCGGATCTTTTGCCGATAGCTAAAGGACAGTGGGAGTCTGAAAATGAGCTGGCGCAACAGGCCAAAGATTATATTTTTTGCGATACGGGCCTTGAGGTAATAAAGGTCTGGGGAGACTATAAATACGGTCGGGTGGACTCATGGGTATTGGATCGGATAAATCCTGAGCATTATGACTTGGTTTTGCTTACGGATATCGATATCGAGTGGGAATATGACCCTTTAAGAGAATATCCTGACATGAAGGATAGGATTTTTTTTCGGGATTATTACCTTCGCGAGCTGAAAGCTTTATACGGCGGGTGTCATTTGATAAGCGGTAGCTTGGAAAACCGAATCCAGACGGTGAGCTTATTATTGGAAGCCTTGGGCTAG